The Dendropsophus ebraccatus isolate aDenEbr1 chromosome 11, aDenEbr1.pat, whole genome shotgun sequence genomic interval GTGCTCCGGTCTCCCCTCTTCTCTCGCGACCGGCGTCTGCTCCGACACCTGGGCGGTCTGGGTTGGCGGGAGGCAGTGGCTGCGGGGGGACGGCGAGAGGCTTGGGCGGTCCCACTGGCTCGAGACTCTGCCTCCCTGCCCCTCTCCCACCGGGCCACCTAGGATCTGCGCTCCGCACCGGCCTGGGGAGGGTTATCTTGGGCCCGGGCACGCGCCATAgcccatatccatgttttccaagacaccccagggctgcaaccaacttcttcagctactggtaaTTAAATGCCGAGCGATCGGACTGGCGCATGCTTGAGTTCCGTTCCTCTCTAGTGTAAACCCACCATCGGATTGTATTGCGGTTGCGTTGCAGTTGGCCATATGCAGTAACCGCCTCTATGATGCTGCTGTTaacctgtgttgttttttttcaatcttGGCAGTTTTTGCTATTTAGCACTTAGGGTGTAATTGTTAAAACTGGCAAGTGTTAAAAAAACGCAGGATAACAGCGACATTTCAGAAGCAGCTACTGCATGCCGCCAACCACAACGCATCCAGACCGCAACAGATTCATGTGTTTCCCTCCTAAATCTGGCCCTAGACCTTCAATGGCTGTCAGCTGAATATCTTCCTGACAGCTAGCCCTTCCGATCTACTCTCTGGCAGCTCTGGCAGTAGCTTATGCACTAAAGAGCAGAAGGATCGGGCGGTTGAATTCCTTCTCTCCCCCCATTTTATTGGTGAGTGATCAGCTGATTGTCATTGGTAGATGTACTCTAAATGGGATTGGCAATGCCGTAAGGCATCACACTACAGCTGCAAAGAAAATTCCACAGTGGATAAAATCTGAGAAATACACAATTTTTGTAACCAAGTCATAGCCTGCAGTATCTTCTCCAAAGTTAATAGTAGAAATAACTATTTGTCTTGCttgttggtttaaaggggtactccagggaaaaatatatctttcagatcaactggttatAGAAACTTaaatagattagtaatttacttctatttaaaaatatccagtacttatcagctgctgtatgtcctgcaggaagtggtgtattctttccagtctgacacagtgctctctgctgccacctctgtccatgtcaggaactgtccagagcagctgataagagacagagacagagatggcagcagagagcactgtgtcagactggaaagaatacaccacttcctgcaggacatacagcagctgaaaagtattggaagacttgccattttaaatacaagtaaataacaaatctatataactttctgggaatttttttttatcacaattttatttaaagcCACCTTTTCCACAGGTGGCTGAGGCTATATGCATAATCTTTATTCACTCTGTATACTACCCCACTGACCTGAAGTTAgagattccccccctcccccttttctttCCTTATGGAGGAAGCAGCTGTGCAAGAGTTCTCAACTTTGAAGCCAACTATACAAAAAGCTCAGGACAAGGCCATCCCTGCTCTCCATAGAAGAAACAGGGAAGCCTACTAGTGTTTTCTTGTCTTGTACTTTCTGAGTATCAGCTAACTGTATGCATGAGCCTCTGTGTATGTattggtatatgtatatactggtacattgtatatcatggtatatatgtatatgtatgtatgtatgtattggtatatatgtatatgtaggtgAAAATGTAGGTGTATATTGATAGAGTGCATACACCATAGagtgcatatatgtatatgtatgtatatattggtaGAGTGCATatattggtatatatgtatatactggtacAGTGCATATCATGGTATATtggtatatatttacagtatatgtatgcatatattggtatatatgtatatgtatgtatatattggtaGAGTGCATATATCGGTATAcatgtagatgtaggtatatattGGTAGAGtgtatatattggtatatatgtatgtatatatatattggtggaGTACCTATATTGGCATATATGTATACGTATGTATATATTGGTAGAGTGCATTTATTGGTTATATATtagaatatatatgtatttatatattggtAGAGTGCATATATTTGTTATATGTTGGtctacatatatgtatgtatctattgGTAGAGTGCATATATtggtatttatgtatgtatatattggtaGAATGCATATATTGGTACgcaaatgtatgtatatattggaaGAGTGCATATATTGGTTATAaattggtatatatgtatacgtatgtacagtatatattggtAGAGTGCATATATTGGTTATAaattggtatatatgtatacgtatatatatattggtagaATGCATATATTGGTTATATattggtatacatgtatatgtatgtatatattggtaGAGTGCATATATTAGTTATATattggtatacatgtatatgtatatattggtagAGTGTATATATTGGTTATATattggtatacatgtatatgtatgtatatattagtaGAGTGTTTatattggtatatatgtatacatatgtatatattggtaGAGTGTATATTttggtatatgtatgtatatattggtaGAGTGCATATATTTGTTATATGTTggtatacatatatgtatgtatatattggtaGAGTGCATATATTGGTTATATattggtatacatgtatatgtatgtatatattagtaGAGTGTTTatattggtatatatgtatacatatgtatatattggtaGAGTGTATATTttggtatatgtatgtatatattggtaGAGTGCATATATTTGTTATATGTTggtatacatatatgtatgtatatattggtaGAGTGCATATATTGGTTATATattggtatacatgtatatgtatatattggtagAGTGTATATATTGGTTATATattggtatacatgtatatgtatgtatatattagtaGAGTGTTTatattggtatatatgtatacgtaTGTATATATTGGTAGAGTGTATATTttggtatatgtatgtatatattggtaGAGTGCATATATTGGTtatatattggtatatatgtatacgtaTGTATATATTGGTAGAGTGCATATATTGGTTGGGGGCAGGGAATGTTGTGCTCAGTCTCTTACCTGATCCTGCCATATATAAATGGATGCTGGATAGCAAATATTTTTTCTCTATAAAGCAGAGTCACTTTGCAGCGTACAGTCCCGTATACCGTATATATTTTATGCATCCGATCTGCGATGGCTCATCTGGCAGGAACATTCCCTTGCCTCATTAGCCGTTCAATCGGAAGCAGGAAAACGCATCCATTGAGCGAGCGCCTGAGCGTACGTCTTCTTTAAGTAATGCTGCTAtaatacacccctccccctcgGCATGAATATGTGTGAGGCCATCCATCACATCTCCAGAGAGGATGGTGGTGACACTGTCTGGATGTCACCATCACTGTGTCACAGGGTGAGGTggcagaagacatgatacatagGAAGTGATTGAGATGCAGTAAGCGCTCCCATTATAGCAGTGACAAGGCTGGATCTGGTCTTATCAGCATTtccctggttttttttttttatcccatccAGCCTGAGCTCTGGGGCTTCTAGACTTAGCAAAGTGTTCAGTCCTTGCCCTTCGCCTTCATTATAATTACAATAGGATGTGAAGCAAGTCGATGGATTTGCATAGGCAGATGTTAACGCCTTCAGTGCCGAGCGCCCTGTGCTTTCCTGTTTTCTATCTTCGTTTTCTCCCTCTGCCTGCTGAATCAGTCAAAGGTTATGCACAGTAGGACTGGATGGAGGATAGAACATGCCATTACTAACACCGACCCCGCTATGGAGAATTGTACGGAAATTCCACACGTGTAGCGCCAGCCACAACGCTGACATATAGAAAGGACAAATTCATTAGATATAAAGTCACTTTCACCTTCAGCCAATGTGGAggacaaataaaaaaagagaTAACAGGGTGGTTTAAAGGGATAGTAGACGCAAAGTTTCTTTGTTTTCTAAGCAATTGGACATCTATTGTTGCGGAAGAACACAACCTATTGTTTCCTCTTATCGGCCATTTCACATTTCGGCTAGGCTggctatacacattagataagtGTTGGCCAAACCCAATTTCAGATTGGCCAACCATCAGATGTGTATGGAGGTTTGCTGACGcagccatacaccttcagtaactgatGGCGAACAATCGTCCGTCCGTCAGTTATGTCTCCCGTCAGCCATCCTCCCTCTACAGGGGAATGTTCGGCATGGCCAAATGctcttgtgttctctatgaggagggggtAAGCCATCACGGCTTTTCATCACGACCGACCCCTATCACCATTGACATTTGTATAGACTTGCAGCCGAATCTGCCACCTTTAGATATATGTTGGCCGAACCCGCCGCTCCCATCCTGCTATAGTGTATGGGGTCTCCCCGATCAAACACCGAGAGATGAAGTTGGGGGTGATAGGGGTCGgttgtgatggaaaatcattgcCGACCCCTTTGTTAAGAAAGAGATAAGCAGCAGTGAGAGCGCTCTCACTGtgtcttacccctccccatagagaacataggaaCATTCCTGTGTCTGGGTAGGACGAGCAGCAGGCAGGCAACACAATTGACCGCCGgattagttattgaaggtgtatgggagccttaaagggatattccactcaaacgtaacttttgaaatgttgctgcccatagtgagaccaACAATGCCATCCATATGTGTTTTTAtcagctttctgctgaaaacacaaaaatgtgtatGTGAGcccttctctctgtctcccccctcccccctcccttctgagacagctgatgtaaagtcCCTGGCccgctgtatctgcaacatttgtagcttctttgtaatgctggggggggggtaatcacagtaagttcattagcaacttgacctcagaataatcctcccagcattacaaagaagctacaaagttccagataaagcctgccagggacttgtttacatcagctgtcttagaagggcggagggggggggactGAGATAAAGGTTCACACACAAATCTTTGTGTtttctgcagaaagcagcagctcagaactgggggaaggagactgaataggtaataagaagtatggaaggaattgttagtctcaccatggttgcaacatgtcaaaagttatgtttaagtggaatacccctttattagtAGGCACAGAGGAAGGAAGCATTAGTCATTTGGGATTTAAACTGCCCAGTCATTTTGTTCTTGAGGATATAATGGCACCGGCTTTCTCCCCTTCATACAGAACACATGGATGCTCGGCCGAGCTAAGTGTTCATGCATTTGGGAGACTGGGGGAGATATCCCATATGAACAAGCTGACATCCTTCTTCTGGGTAGGACAGGGTTAGGATGGCCTataataaatgttaaaaaaaaaaaatagaataaataaaatgaatgttTTTCAATTCACTAGTAGCAGACACTGCTGCCCATCTGCAGTTTTCCATTGAAAGCTCTACAACACTGcggatttaaagtgactgtaccaccaggcccaggctgaagcactggaggcgggccgacccacccttagtgggaggaaaccctagcccctttatgatagggttccattgattctaatgagtgatgtcatggaggggctggggtttcttcccagcctgcctccaatgcttcagcctgggcctggtggtacagtcacttaatgCAGATTTCCActtccctattgaagtcaatgggaaaatctGCAGTAAGCCCACAGCAGACCTGCAATATAAACTGACTTGCGGGGAGCTGCAGGTCACCATCCCATGCGTATGTTTCCTGCAGTGTgagaaagagatttttttttaaaacctcatTTATAATGCCGGTACAGTAATAGGCTACGGGTTCTCTGAGCGCAAATCCGCTGCTGAAAATCCTGTCCCATGTGAAAGTAGCTTTAGTGTCCTGTAATAGGATTAGGTTAGATTCAAAGTTTGCATTGCGCTGCAATTCTCAAGTGGGGGTTTTTGGCTTGAAAACTGCAACATCCAGAATTTACATCAACAAGATGTGCGaaaatctcatatatatatatatatatatatatatatatatattggttggGGGAGGGTAAAATTATAAATGATGGCATATCATATGCACATCGTCTAGCCAGCATAGAGTATAACACATTATTCAGCATAACACACCCTGTTATACTATAAGGCCAGGTCACACCTGCTGCTGATTCTCCATCACTCGTATGTCCACAGACTGTATATttcaatgtatactgtatactccaaAAAACACAGGTGGAAATAAGCCTGTCTATCTGCCCCAATATGCCTGCTTCATTACAGCCAGTAAACAGCCAGTAAAAACCCACTAACTGTTTCCATGGAAGCAGCTTTAGGAACCAACTCCTAGTAAAGAAATCTGCTATGTGTGAATTTACCCCAAGGAAATCAGCATGGAACAACCCATAACAGTAGCACCAAGTGTGAACCAGGCCTAGAAATCCCCCCTTGGTTTgtcacccaatttttttttaaagctggtcgGTTCTTCAGTACACATAAGACAGCTGTTGGCTGGACGCCTATTCTCCTCAATGTTTGTCTCTCCTGATTTTACGCATACTCGGCCGTGTgtttattcttaaaggagaaaaacacacCTCATGCCTTGGCTGGTGGCAGCCTTTGTCCCCAGGAAATAAAGGATCGGGCAGTTGAAATACTTGTGCAGCAAGGCCTCATGGACATTGCTAGtgatgtctgtgtagcccttgctTTGGCGTAAAAAAATGAagttgtacttacctgtccaggctccctgatgtcctgctgccTTGCTCATCACCGCAGCCACCTCTGGGACTTTTGAGCCCATTTCTAAagtgacagccaatcaccggccaaaATGGGAcatccagccagtgattggctgagcggcctgccactTCAGAGAGGGTTTTGGAAGTGTTGGTGGCAGCTGAGGTGAGTGAAGAAAAAAGGAACAAGGCAGCATGACACCGGGGGAGCCAGTAAGGTAAGTATCACATCTCTATCACACGTAGCGTTGCGCAGccaatgatttgtgaacatgttaaaagacaacgataagCCAATGATCATTTTTCCGTCCCATTGTTATCACCTGATTAAATAGATTATTACTTTGTGTAATAAGGTCCTAATGCAGCAGGATGCCAGACAgatcccactgacttcaatggggtccGTTGTGTTTCCGTCTGACGTCCGTTTATTTGAACGGACAAAAATATCGAGTGCTTTTTTTGCCCACCCAGATCCTACAGAATAAATGGAATTTACCACAAAGCTTCCCAAAcggaagtgtgaacctagccttatgtatATGGTCAGCTTGTGAATTGTAAATTAATCTAGATAAACTGCGgtgtctcctctgctcctgtATCTATGCAGAACTAGGCAGATTTGCCCTTCAGGAGACGGTGTAAGCTGGGAATTGAGCTAGCTAAGATATAATTTCAGCTTTCTATAATATCCACCTCCCATTGTCTGTAAAGCtctcatctccaccagctctTTGGCCCTGACTTGCTGCAATGATTAGTAATTTTCGATCCTGCCCTTTATTTTGTCACATCCAAGGAGTGGAGACGCTTATCTGGGAGCTCCCTGTTCAAACATGGACAAGGGTGGCATGGCCTTGCCTGACTGACAGCTCCAGCCTGAACTCTAGCATGCTTATTTGTGATAAGAAGGTCCGGCGGCAGCCACGGGCAGGCTGTCAGAGAAGAGGGCGGTGTGCCGGGAAGCCTGCTACTGGAACATTTCTGAAAAGACGCTGCTTGCATGTAGTTTACATGTGCAATTGTTATTGCTCAACAGCACGTTAGCATCATGGTAGGATCCACATAGGACACACATGATGTTTTTGAGCCGGCCAAATGAGAAAGGTCTTCCCTTTGTACATTTCCTATGCCAAATACTTGAGAAAATAAAAGCCGTACCTAAAGCATACTTTGTTTACGGGGTTAAAAACACACCACTAGAAGTCCAAAAATGTGTCATTTGTAGTGTTTTTTGTTTCGTATTTCACTGTAGAATTTTTGGGCAGTATTTTTGGCCAAGAAACATAATGCATAAAACAAAGGAGAGAAGAAATTCCATGGAAAATCCATCTGTAAGGAGTTTTCACTCGGTAGTGTATACTTAGGAAAGGCCATCAATGTAGGATCAGTGGGGGGTCTCACCCCTATCTATCAGACACATGAATGGGACTGTCAAAAACAGCTGAATTAGCGCTTTTGGCCAATTTCAACATTTCCATTCaactacataaaaaacaaaagtgcatttCTGCCCTGCTAGGGGCTTTCTGTTCTAAGAAATGGTGGAGGTTGCAGAGGTTGGAtaccctgcttaaaggggtactccggcatttttttcttctctcaaaccaactggtgtcagaaagttatatagatttgtcatttacttctattttaagtttttaagtattccagtacttatcagctgctgtatgtcctgcaggaagaagtgTATCCTTtcatgtctgacacagtgctctctgctgccacctctgtccatgacaaaaactgtccagagcaggagaggtttttcatggagattctctcctgctctagacagttcctaacTCATTTTTGGGCTACACAACTAAGCTTAGTCGCATGACCAGTGAACACCGTGTTGCACAACTTCATCACTCATATAAGTAAATGGGGTCGTATTGTAACTCAGATCTGTCATTTCTACTACAGCACCTTACAAcaggcacacaaaaaaaaatccagtacaaTAAATAGATGACATCTCACGTTTGTTTGTTAACCTAAAAATGTATGGACGGTGAGCAGAAACTGGGAAAAATCTCTAGTGTATAGCCACTTAGCATATACATTAGATTGTCAGTGGATTGCCAGCactgtaatgtgtatggaggcctcctaACCTTCTTATCTTCTGCCAAGAGAT includes:
- the LOC138768031 gene encoding uncharacterized protein isoform X2, giving the protein MNVGWVCGGVSSLIHPTSPNRCPRAAASSSSSCGGRLEQELLARAGCAGLSDGWKPGGLSISAYDWPHVHDIAITKGPVPSLQGVETLIWELPVQTWTRVAWPCLTDSSSLNSSMLICDKKVRRQPRAGCQRRGRCAGKPATGTFLKRRCLHVVYMCNCYCSTAR
- the LOC138768031 gene encoding uncharacterized protein isoform X4, with the translated sequence MERLTISKPHHECRMGVWWGVQPYSPHLTKQMSTGCRIQAYDWPHVHDIAITKGPVPSLQGVETLIWELPVQTWTRVAWPCLTDSSSLNSSMLICDKKVRRQPRAGCQRRGRCAGKPATGTFLKRRCLHVVYMCNCYCSTAR
- the LOC138768031 gene encoding uncharacterized protein isoform X6; this translates as MTSSSSCGGRLEQELLARAGCAGLSDGWKPGGLSISAYDWPHVHDIAITKGPVPSLQGVETLIWELPVQTWTRVAWPCLTDSSSLNSSMLICDKKVRRQPRAGCQRRGRCAGKPATGTFLKRRCLHVVYMCNCYCSTAR